The nucleotide window CGTGCTGCTCCTTCCTGATAGGTTTCCCCATCTCTTGGGTGTGAACATACAGCATTGGTCCATTGGTTAGGAGAATGATACTTTCCTGAAGCCCTTTTCTGCAGAAGCATTTCTCCTTTGCTGTTGAAAAGAAATACAGAAAAAGCACGGTGCAGCAGACCATTGATGTGAGCCTGTTGCTTTTCCATCAGCCCTAAAACCCGATCTTCAGGATTTACTAAAACGACAAATTCTTCCATTCCTACAAATGTAAGGGTAATAAATGTATTTTGGAAATTTTTAGTTAAACATCATGCTTTTTATAATAATGATAACAAGATAAAGGGAGACACAAAAAGTAACGGAGTAAAATGATCAGTTCTCCGATTTGATTTGTCTGCAATCCTGATTTACTTTATTGAAAAGAAATTCAAAACGAAAAATTTTAACCATTTAGAGTGAAATGATGAATAAATTATTGATATTATTCTCTGAATATTATTTTTTATAGTAAAATTTTAACTTAAACTAAGATTAATGTGTCTGATAGTTCTAAAAACGCTAACTTTGTTACTTAATATTTAGTAATGGAATTAGAATACATTGAACACATTAGTCCTATTCTAAAGGATGGAATAAAAAATTACTTAATAGATATCGACGGAACCATTACTGATGACGTTCCCAACGAAGAACCGGAAAGAATGGTTACCTGCGAACCATACCCTGATGCACTGGAAACGATCAACAGATGGTATGATGAAGGGCATCAGATATGCTTTTTTACTTCAAGAACCGAAAATCTGAAACAAATCACTATCGACTGGCTGGATAAGCATGGCTTCAAATACCACAGCGTGCTTTGCGGAAAACCAAGAGGGGGAAATTATCACTGGATAGATAACCACCTGGTAAGAGCTACAAGGTATAAAGGAAGATTTACGGATCTGGTAGAAAAGCAAGTAACCATTGAAGTATTCAAAGAAGACGGCGAATAAAAATATAATTCAAAGATTTAAAAATTACATGGAAACATTTCCCTGAATTTTTAAATCTTTCATTTTTTAATATACTTGATATTTTATGAAAGTTTTAGCAAACGACGGCCTTGATCAATCTGGAATAGATGCATTGACAGAAAAAGGCTTTGAAGTGATCACTACAAAAGTTCCGCAGGAGTTTTTAGTAGATTATATTAATGAGCACAAAATCCGTACATTATTGGTGAGAAGTGCTACACAGGTAAGAAAAGATATTATTGACGGATGCCCGTCCATCGACATTATTGGAAGAGGAGGAGTAGGTATGGATAATATTGATGTAGATTATGCCAGAGAAAAAGGAATTCATGTGATCAATACGCCTTCTGCTTCTTCAGAATCTGTGGCTGAGCTTGTTTTTGCCCATTTATTTTCCGGTGCAAGATTTCTTCAGGATTCCAACAGAAAAATGCCTGTAGTAGGAGATACTGAGTTTGCAGCTCTTAAAAAAGCATATGCGCCCGGTATCGAATTGAGAGGGAAAACCATCGGTATTGTTGGGATGGGAAGAATCGGTCAGGAAGTAGCAAGAATCGCTTTAGGACTTGGGATGAGAGTGGTTGCTGCGGATAATAATGTAGGAAGAGCAAGCATCAAAGTGAAATTTTACAACAATCAGTTCATCAATGTTGATATCGAGACAGAGCCGCTACAGGATGTTTTAAAACATTCAGACTTCATTACTTTACACGTTCCTGCACAGAAGGATGGTTATATGATTGGTCAGAATGAATTCGAAATCATGAAAGACGGAGTGGCTATTATAAACTGTTCAAGAGGTGGAGTTATCGATGAAGCGGCTTTGATTCAGGCTTTGGATTCCGGTAAAGTAAGATTTGCCGGGTTAGATGTTTTCATTAATGAACCGACACCTTCCAGAGAAATCCTTACTCACCCTAAGATTTCTCTTACTCCTCATACAGGAGCTTCCACTCTTGAGGCACAGGA belongs to Chryseobacterium gleum and includes:
- a CDS encoding LNS2 domain-containing protein; the encoded protein is MELEYIEHISPILKDGIKNYLIDIDGTITDDVPNEEPERMVTCEPYPDALETINRWYDEGHQICFFTSRTENLKQITIDWLDKHGFKYHSVLCGKPRGGNYHWIDNHLVRATRYKGRFTDLVEKQVTIEVFKEDGE
- a CDS encoding D-2-hydroxyacid dehydrogenase → MKVLANDGLDQSGIDALTEKGFEVITTKVPQEFLVDYINEHKIRTLLVRSATQVRKDIIDGCPSIDIIGRGGVGMDNIDVDYAREKGIHVINTPSASSESVAELVFAHLFSGARFLQDSNRKMPVVGDTEFAALKKAYAPGIELRGKTIGIVGMGRIGQEVARIALGLGMRVVAADNNVGRASIKVKFYNNQFINVDIETEPLQDVLKHSDFITLHVPAQKDGYMIGQNEFEIMKDGVAIINCSRGGVIDEAALIQALDSGKVRFAGLDVFINEPTPSREILTHPKISLTPHTGASTLEAQDRIGLSLAEQISSILQIQ